One window of Corynebacterium accolens genomic DNA carries:
- a CDS encoding glutaredoxin domain-containing protein: protein MTVQAPETNADVTIFYADWCPFCAKLIKNLDRTETPYELVDVEGDNADDINEWIKSVNDGNRIIPTVLYSDGTHETNPPASSVRNKQEELAGA, encoded by the coding sequence ATGACTGTACAAGCACCCGAAACCAACGCCGATGTCACCATCTTCTACGCCGACTGGTGCCCATTTTGCGCCAAGCTCATCAAGAACTTGGATCGCACCGAAACCCCCTACGAGCTCGTGGACGTAGAAGGCGATAACGCCGACGACATCAACGAGTGGATCAAGTCCGTCAACGACGGCAACCGCATCATCCCCACCGTCTTGTACTCCGACGGCACCCACGAGACCAACCCGCCTGCATCCTCCGTGCGCAACAAGCAGGAAGAGCTGGCAGGCGCCTAA
- a CDS encoding DJ-1/PfpI family protein yields the protein MSQTRPHNIGIVLFDGFELLDVFGPAEVLANTPGLEVNYLSKHDSPVSSAQGVRIVPTMRFESFSGDTLLVPGGRGTRSLVQDPEFLRQLTALASSADIITSVCTGSALLAAAGLLENNTATTNKNAFDWVRTHGQKIEWKKQARWVHDGNLWTSSGVAAGIDMAVAFITHFFGEETASSVTNHIELIVNSNPDNDPFAV from the coding sequence ATGAGCCAGACGCGTCCGCACAACATTGGCATCGTACTTTTTGATGGGTTCGAGTTACTCGATGTTTTTGGCCCCGCAGAAGTACTCGCAAATACACCAGGCCTTGAAGTCAACTATCTGTCAAAACATGACAGTCCGGTAAGCAGCGCTCAAGGGGTACGCATAGTTCCGACAATGCGTTTTGAATCTTTCTCTGGAGATACTCTGCTTGTGCCAGGAGGACGCGGTACACGCTCACTTGTTCAAGATCCAGAATTCCTCCGCCAGCTAACCGCCCTTGCAAGCTCGGCGGACATCATCACCTCAGTTTGTACTGGGTCAGCGCTACTCGCCGCCGCGGGCCTTTTAGAAAACAACACCGCTACCACAAATAAGAACGCGTTCGACTGGGTTAGAACGCACGGCCAGAAAATTGAATGGAAAAAGCAAGCTCGATGGGTCCACGACGGCAACCTCTGGACATCATCCGGTGTGGCGGCAGGAATTGATATGGCGGTGGCTTTCATTACTCACTTCTTCGGTGAAGAAACAGCATCCTCTGTCACCAATCATATTGAGCTCATCGTCAACAGCAATCCCGATAACGATCCGTTTGCTGTCTGA